One region of Molothrus aeneus isolate 106 chromosome 1, BPBGC_Maene_1.0, whole genome shotgun sequence genomic DNA includes:
- the BAMBI gene encoding BMP and activin membrane-bound inhibitor homolog, with protein MDRHSSYIFIWLQLELCAMAVLLTKGEIRCYCDAAHCVATGYMCKSELSACFSRLLDPQNTHSPLTHGCLDSIASTAEICQAKQAQNHSGTTTMSTLECCHEDMCNYRGLHDVLSPSRGDASGQGSRYQHDSSRNLITKVQELTSSKELWFRAAVIAVPIAGGLILVLLIMLALRMLRSENKRLQDQRQQMLSRLHYSFHGHHSKKGQVAKLDLECMVPVTGHENCCMTCDKMRHSDLSNDKILSLVHWGMYSGHGKLEFV; from the exons gtGAAATCAGATGCTACTGTGATGCTGCACACTGTGTTGCAACTGGCTATATGTGCAAGTCTGAGCTTAGTGCCTGCTTCTCCAGACTGCTTGATCCTCAGAATACGCATTCCCCACTTACTCATGGCTGCTTGGACTCTATTGCAAGCACAGCTGAGATCTGCCAAGCCAAACAAGCACAAAACCACTCTGGCACCACCACCATGTCCACATTGGAATGCTGTCATGAAGATATGTGCAATTACAGAGGACTACATGATGTTTTGTCTCCTTCCAGGGGTGATGCTTCAG GACAAGGGAGCAGATATCAACACGACAGCAGCAGGAATCTCATCACCAAGGTGCAAGAATTGACTTCTTCGAAAGAGTTATGGTTCAGGGCAGCTGTAATTGCTGTTCCAATAGCTGGTGGGCTCATCTTGGTGCTCCTCATCATGCTGGCCTTGAGGATGCTCAGGAGTGAAAACAAGAGACTGCAAGATCAGCGACAGCAAATGCTCTCTCGTTTGCACTACAGTTTTCATGGACATCATTCAAAAAAAGGGCAGGTGGCAAAATTGGACTTGGAATGCATGGTGCCTGTGACTGGTCACGAGAACTGCTGCATGACCTGTGATAAAATGAGACATTCAGACCTCAGCAATGATAAAATTCTTTCACTAGTCCACTGGGGAATGTACAGCGGACATGGGAAGCTGGAATTTGTATGa